Proteins co-encoded in one Acanthopagrus latus isolate v.2019 chromosome 10, fAcaLat1.1, whole genome shotgun sequence genomic window:
- the LOC119027705 gene encoding uncharacterized protein LOC119027705 isoform X2: MFKLYVLLVFFFRGYGSLLYANPGHSVTLPCFYSSASQLCWYKQVAGEEPQIIVSSYRSAGNIFYNQFKDDKRFSVHTGEGFYHLNISSVRESDSAMYFCGRIGFPVTEFDHGIFLVLNESNRRSFLKQPASGSVRPGGSMTLNCTLHNGTGDGEHSVYWFKKESRNSNLGILYVHENSSSECVKSPESPAQCVYSLSKRNVSLSDAGTYYCAVASCGKILYGKGTRVEVGGPHRQSSVPEYTADSQNEESDTLQYVALDFKKRQSKSRRQRSTEEETVYSAVALSDP, encoded by the exons ATGTTCAAGTTGTATGTGCTCttggtttttttctttagagGCT acgGCTCTCTGCTCTACGCTAACCCTGGACACAGTGTGACTTTGCCGTGTTTCTACAGCAGCGCCTCGCAACTGTGCTGGTACAAGCAGGTTGCAGGAGAGGAACCTCAAATAATCGTCTCGTCCTACAGATCTGCAGGCAACATATTCTATAACCAGTTTAAAGATGACAAACGGTTTTCAGTTCATACTGGAGAAGGCTTCTACCACCTGAACATCTCTTCTGTCCGGGAGTCAGACTCAGCTATGTACTTCTGTGGACGGATTGGTTTTCCAGTCACTGAATTTGATCATGgaatatttttggttttaaatg agTCTAATCGCAGGTCTTTCCTCAAGCAGCCGGCCTCCGGCTCTGTGAGGCCGGGAGGCTCCATGACTCTGAACTGCACGCTGCACAATGGAACCGGCGACGGAGAGCACAGCGTCTACTGGTTCAAGAAAGAGTCACGAAACTCCAACTTGGGGATCTTGTACGTCCACgaaaacagcagcagcgagTGTGTAAAGAGCCCCGAGTCTCctgcacagtgtgtgtacagtttgtCCAAGAGGAACGTGAGTCTGTCTGATGCTGGGACGTATTACTGTGCCGTGGCCTCGTGTGGAAAGATTCTCTATGGGAAAGGAACCAGAGTGGAGGTTGGAG GGCCGCACCGCCAGTCCAGTGTCCCAGAATACACCGCCGATAGTCAG aatGAGGAATCTGACACGCTGCAGTACGTAGCTCTGGACTTCAAAAAGAGGCAAAGCaagagcaggagacagaggagcacagaggaggagacggttTACTCCGCCGTCGCACTGTCGGACCCCTGA
- the LOC119027705 gene encoding uncharacterized protein LOC119027705 isoform X1, with amino-acid sequence MFKLYVLLVFFFRGYGSLLYANPGHSVTLPCFYSSASQLCWYKQVAGEEPQIIVSSYRSAGNIFYNQFKDDKRFSVHTGEGFYHLNISSVRESDSAMYFCGRIGFPVTEFDHGIFLVLNESNRRSFLKQPASGSVRPGGSMTLNCTLHNGTGDGEHSVYWFKKESRNSNLGILYVHENSSSECVKSPESPAQCVYSLSKRNVSLSDAGTYYCAVASCGKILYGKGTRVEVGEKLDCKSPALLLSVAAALVVSVFLNMILIGILCKTSRRESPQPEGPHRQSSVPEYTADSQNEESDTLQYVALDFKKRQSKSRRQRSTEEETVYSAVALSDP; translated from the exons ATGTTCAAGTTGTATGTGCTCttggtttttttctttagagGCT acgGCTCTCTGCTCTACGCTAACCCTGGACACAGTGTGACTTTGCCGTGTTTCTACAGCAGCGCCTCGCAACTGTGCTGGTACAAGCAGGTTGCAGGAGAGGAACCTCAAATAATCGTCTCGTCCTACAGATCTGCAGGCAACATATTCTATAACCAGTTTAAAGATGACAAACGGTTTTCAGTTCATACTGGAGAAGGCTTCTACCACCTGAACATCTCTTCTGTCCGGGAGTCAGACTCAGCTATGTACTTCTGTGGACGGATTGGTTTTCCAGTCACTGAATTTGATCATGgaatatttttggttttaaatg agTCTAATCGCAGGTCTTTCCTCAAGCAGCCGGCCTCCGGCTCTGTGAGGCCGGGAGGCTCCATGACTCTGAACTGCACGCTGCACAATGGAACCGGCGACGGAGAGCACAGCGTCTACTGGTTCAAGAAAGAGTCACGAAACTCCAACTTGGGGATCTTGTACGTCCACgaaaacagcagcagcgagTGTGTAAAGAGCCCCGAGTCTCctgcacagtgtgtgtacagtttgtCCAAGAGGAACGTGAGTCTGTCTGATGCTGGGACGTATTACTGTGCCGTGGCCTCGTGTGGAAAGATTCTCTATGGGAAAGGAACCAGAGTGGAGGTTGGAG AGAAACTGGACTGTAAATCCCCtgctctgttgctctctgtggCCGCGGCTCtggttgtgtctgttttcttaaACATGATCTTGATCGGTATCCTCTGCAAAACATCCAGGAGAGAATCTCCTCAGCCTGAAG GGCCGCACCGCCAGTCCAGTGTCCCAGAATACACCGCCGATAGTCAG aatGAGGAATCTGACACGCTGCAGTACGTAGCTCTGGACTTCAAAAAGAGGCAAAGCaagagcaggagacagaggagcacagaggaggagacggttTACTCCGCCGTCGCACTGTCGGACCCCTGA